In one Vampirovibrio chlorellavorus genomic region, the following are encoded:
- a CDS encoding 3-hydroxyacyl-CoA dehydrogenase/enoyl-CoA hydratase family protein, translating into MAETPFIRKAAVLGAGAMGSGIAAQLANAGVQVYLLDIVPPNAPSGDTAARNAIANNAIQRMLKATPATDPLNAGFMHPDNAKRITPGNLEDHLAEAVAEADWVVEVIIENLDIKRALYARLETLCKPTAVIASNTSTIPLETLIEGRSEAFRKRFIITHFFNPPRFMHLLEIVSGPDTDADIAPRMQAFGDVHLGKNVIICKDTPAFLANRIGIYFMFRAITEAIEQDMPIERVDAILGKPIGYPKEGIFGLLDLVGIGIIPLVTESLLKTLPADDAFRKFDHEKGLSLVGNLLKAGCTGRNAPHGGFYRMRKNPDGSKQKLAVRLSDGDYYPVEKPRLACVKAARKQGPKAMFETDDRYGRFAWVVVRDTLLYAATLIPEIADDIADVDAALRGGYNAHWGPFEQIDQVGVDWFCQRVQADGIALPPVLKLAENRPFYKTMDGKLSRLVFDFERQQADYAPLPDQPGCLNFGEIKHSRNVLAHHHSASLWDLGDGVTCLEFHSKMNTLDPSVLHVINDSVRFMSDNASRYKAMVIYNAEKNFSLGANLGLIDAGFQLIRHPFMRKTGLGQLFGAGLYKAVELLVYQGQSVFSALRYAPFPVVGAPNGMAIGGGCEILLHCDALQLNAETYMGLVESGVGLIPGWGGCARYLARCQEEANRKGGVIPPVRKAFQAILMPQLAVSTSAQDAQSKLWGNPTDGISMNPDRVLADAKAKALSLVPNYQPPKPGTYRLPGPSGKAALRMAIDDFYAKGDATWHDVVVADALAEVLTGGQTSSARPVSENDLLQLEREQFLSLIQTRQTQKRIAHTLKSGKPLREDPSRVSDSLDDLRQARRTPKLAKRVISGQPLTGLDALQLRWMADFTAIVLKRFAP; encoded by the coding sequence ATGGCGGAAACACCGTTCATTCGAAAAGCGGCGGTTCTGGGCGCGGGAGCCATGGGTTCCGGTATTGCCGCCCAACTAGCCAACGCCGGAGTGCAGGTGTATCTGCTGGATATTGTGCCGCCCAATGCCCCCAGTGGAGATACAGCTGCCCGAAACGCCATCGCCAACAACGCCATCCAGCGCATGCTGAAAGCCACCCCGGCAACCGATCCACTGAACGCTGGCTTCATGCACCCGGACAATGCCAAACGCATTACCCCCGGCAATCTGGAGGATCATCTGGCCGAAGCGGTGGCCGAGGCCGACTGGGTAGTGGAAGTGATCATCGAGAATCTGGACATCAAACGGGCCCTTTACGCCCGACTGGAAACCCTGTGCAAACCTACGGCGGTAATCGCCTCCAACACCTCCACCATTCCGCTGGAAACGCTCATTGAAGGACGCTCGGAGGCCTTTAGAAAACGCTTTATCATCACCCATTTTTTCAACCCGCCTCGCTTTATGCACCTGCTGGAAATCGTCAGCGGCCCGGACACCGATGCGGACATTGCCCCGAGAATGCAAGCCTTCGGCGATGTGCATCTGGGTAAAAACGTGATTATCTGCAAAGATACCCCGGCCTTTCTGGCCAATCGCATCGGCATTTACTTCATGTTTCGGGCCATTACGGAGGCCATTGAGCAGGACATGCCCATTGAAAGGGTGGACGCCATTCTGGGCAAGCCCATCGGCTACCCCAAGGAGGGCATATTCGGTCTGCTGGATCTGGTGGGCATCGGCATTATTCCGCTGGTGACGGAAAGCCTGCTGAAAACCCTGCCCGCCGATGACGCCTTCCGCAAATTTGATCATGAAAAAGGGCTAAGCCTGGTAGGGAATTTGCTGAAAGCGGGCTGTACAGGACGCAACGCCCCCCACGGCGGATTTTACCGGATGCGAAAAAACCCGGACGGCAGCAAACAAAAATTGGCCGTGCGCCTGAGCGACGGGGACTATTATCCGGTGGAAAAACCCAGGCTGGCCTGCGTAAAAGCCGCTCGTAAGCAGGGCCCCAAAGCCATGTTTGAAACGGACGATCGCTATGGGCGCTTCGCCTGGGTGGTGGTGCGGGATACCCTGCTGTATGCGGCCACGCTGATTCCCGAAATCGCCGATGATATTGCCGATGTGGACGCCGCCCTGCGGGGTGGGTACAACGCCCACTGGGGACCCTTTGAGCAAATTGATCAGGTGGGGGTGGACTGGTTTTGTCAGCGGGTACAAGCCGATGGCATTGCGCTGCCGCCGGTCCTGAAACTGGCTGAAAATCGCCCGTTTTACAAAACGATGGACGGCAAACTATCCCGGCTGGTGTTTGATTTTGAGCGCCAGCAGGCCGACTACGCTCCCTTACCGGATCAACCGGGCTGCCTGAACTTTGGGGAAATCAAGCACAGCCGAAACGTTTTAGCCCACCATCATTCCGCCAGCCTGTGGGATTTGGGCGATGGGGTGACCTGTCTGGAATTTCATTCCAAAATGAACACCCTGGACCCGTCCGTGCTGCACGTGATCAATGACAGCGTGCGATTCATGAGCGACAATGCCAGCCGCTACAAGGCCATGGTCATTTATAACGCGGAAAAAAACTTCTCGTTGGGGGCCAATCTGGGCCTCATCGACGCTGGCTTTCAGCTCATTCGCCATCCGTTCATGCGGAAAACCGGCTTGGGTCAACTGTTTGGGGCGGGGCTGTATAAGGCCGTGGAGCTATTGGTGTACCAGGGGCAAAGCGTGTTCAGCGCCCTGCGCTATGCCCCCTTCCCGGTGGTGGGGGCCCCCAACGGCATGGCCATTGGCGGCGGCTGCGAAATTTTGCTGCATTGCGATGCCCTGCAACTCAACGCCGAAACCTACATGGGGCTCGTGGAAAGCGGCGTGGGACTCATCCCCGGTTGGGGGGGCTGCGCTCGCTATCTGGCCCGGTGTCAGGAAGAAGCAAACCGCAAAGGTGGGGTGATCCCCCCGGTGCGCAAAGCCTTTCAGGCCATTCTCATGCCCCAGTTGGCCGTGTCCACTTCGGCGCAGGACGCCCAAAGCAAGCTGTGGGGTAACCCGACAGACGGCATCAGTATGAACCCGGATCGGGTGCTGGCCGATGCCAAGGCCAAAGCGCTTTCGCTGGTCCCCAATTACCAGCCGCCCAAGCCCGGCACCTATCGCTTGCCTGGGCCCAGTGGCAAGGCGGCCCTGCGAATGGCCATTGATGATTTCTATGCCAAAGGGGATGCCACCTGGCACGATGTGGTGGTGGCCGACGCCCTGGCTGAGGTATTAACCGGCGGACAAACCAGTAGCGCCCGGCCCGTCTCTGAAAACGACCTGCTGCAACTGGAGCGGGAACAATTTTTATCGCTGATTCAAACCCGGCAAACCCAAAAACGCATTGCCCACACCCTGAAAAGCGGCAAGCCCCTGCGAGAAGATCCCAGCCGTGTGAGCGATTCGCTGGATGACTTGAGACAGGCGCGCCGCACTCCAAAACTGGCCAAACGGGTGATTTCCGGGCAGCCCCTGACTGGACTGGATGCCCTGCAACTGCGCTGGATGGCTGATTTTACAGCGATTGTACTGAAGCGATTCGCTCCCTAG
- the rlmN gene encoding 23S rRNA (adenine(2503)-C(2))-methyltransferase RlmN, giving the protein MINTPLPTAPEATQTSPLPLPSEGKPALIGMTLPELRALVQEMEEPTFRADQLHHWLYVKCVRHFDDMSNLKKTFRDKLAERFQVGSLVIDQKEVSQDGTVKYLFRLPDGKVVESVLMYFEERGSYAICLSTQVGCAVNCGFCATAKLGFMRNLSVGEIAEQYLYVQSDSGKEIRNIVFMGQGEPLLNYDNLMQSIQILNQSAEVGIRHITISTSGIVPRIYDLARENRQLTLAVSLHAPDDETREAIMPINRKWPLDQLMPALHHYVDTTGKRLTIEYILLAGVNDQPGHAHALGELLKGLKCNVNLIPYNPIGDGYGYKRPSGNATHRFREVVSSYGKKVTIRVERGVDIAAACGQLANKVQTGLS; this is encoded by the coding sequence ATGATCAACACCCCTTTACCCACCGCTCCCGAAGCCACCCAGACAAGCCCCCTCCCCTTGCCCAGTGAGGGCAAACCGGCGCTCATCGGCATGACGCTGCCCGAATTGCGCGCCCTGGTTCAGGAAATGGAGGAGCCCACCTTCCGGGCGGACCAGCTCCACCACTGGCTGTATGTCAAGTGCGTGCGGCATTTTGATGACATGAGCAATCTGAAAAAGACCTTCCGGGACAAACTGGCCGAGCGCTTTCAGGTGGGTTCGCTGGTGATTGATCAAAAAGAGGTCAGTCAGGACGGCACGGTGAAGTACCTGTTTCGCCTGCCGGACGGTAAAGTGGTGGAGTCGGTGCTGATGTACTTTGAGGAGCGCGGCTCTTACGCCATTTGCCTGAGTACACAGGTAGGCTGCGCCGTCAATTGCGGTTTTTGCGCCACAGCCAAACTGGGATTTATGAGAAATTTAAGCGTCGGGGAAATCGCAGAACAGTACCTTTACGTCCAGTCCGATAGCGGCAAAGAAATCCGTAACATCGTGTTCATGGGCCAAGGGGAGCCCCTGTTGAACTACGATAACCTGATGCAGAGCATTCAAATCCTGAACCAGTCGGCAGAAGTGGGTATTCGGCACATCACCATTTCAACCTCCGGCATTGTGCCCCGCATCTACGATCTGGCCCGGGAAAACCGGCAATTAACGCTGGCCGTCTCGCTGCATGCCCCGGACGATGAAACCCGGGAGGCCATTATGCCCATCAACCGTAAATGGCCGCTGGATCAACTGATGCCAGCGCTTCATCACTATGTGGACACCACCGGCAAGCGCCTGACCATTGAATACATTCTGCTGGCCGGTGTCAACGATCAACCCGGCCACGCCCACGCCCTGGGAGAACTGCTAAAAGGGCTCAAGTGCAACGTGAACCTCATTCCCTACAACCCCATCGGTGATGGCTATGGGTACAAGCGGCCCTCCGGAAACGCCACCCACCGCTTCCGGGAAGTGGTGAGCAGTTATGGCAAAAAAGTGACCATTCGGGTGGAGCGTGGTGTGGACATCGCCGCGGCCTGCGGACAGCTGGCCAATAAAGTTCAGACCGGGCTTTCCTAG
- the lexA gene encoding transcriptional repressor LexA, translating into MNAMKSDLTAKQREVLNQLLAFVLENNYPPSIQQLCQLCGVSSTSTIHFHLSALKKKGLIDWNPSEKRAISIREDLRDEYRSSQHRAEDTESPEAFSPETTRNGVLPLLGSIAAGSPLQTLNDTVERIDLSEDLCPPGCYALKVRGTSMIEDHIMDEDVVIINPKARVREGDVVVALIDQEMATLKRFYREKDRIRLQPANSEMEPIFVKDVHIQGRVEAVIRKY; encoded by the coding sequence ATGAATGCAATGAAAAGTGATTTGACCGCCAAACAACGAGAAGTGCTGAACCAGCTGCTGGCTTTTGTTCTGGAGAACAACTACCCGCCCTCCATTCAACAATTATGCCAGTTGTGCGGGGTCAGCTCCACGTCCACCATTCACTTTCATCTCAGCGCCCTGAAAAAGAAAGGGCTCATCGACTGGAACCCTTCTGAAAAGCGAGCCATCAGCATTCGGGAAGATCTCCGGGACGAGTACCGATCGTCCCAACACCGTGCTGAGGACACCGAATCCCCGGAAGCCTTCAGTCCCGAAACCACTAGAAATGGCGTTCTCCCGCTTTTGGGCTCTATCGCGGCGGGTTCTCCCCTGCAAACCTTAAATGACACGGTAGAACGGATCGATTTAAGCGAAGATCTCTGCCCGCCGGGCTGTTATGCCTTGAAGGTTCGAGGCACCAGCATGATTGAAGATCACATTATGGATGAGGATGTGGTCATCATTAACCCCAAGGCCCGGGTGCGGGAGGGGGATGTGGTGGTGGCCCTGATTGATCAGGAAATGGCCACCCTCAAACGCTTTTACCGGGAGAAAGATCGGATTCGTCTGCAGCCCGCCAATTCCGAGATGGAACCTATTTTTGTCAAAGACGTCCATATCCAGGGAAGGGTTGAGGCCGTCATCCGCAAATACTAA
- a CDS encoding 2-oxoacid:acceptor oxidoreductase family protein yields MALAQPPKTQEESNVSAQKFKYPGIPGTADGSAMVVHVETRACEAGIAYPITPSTSMGVGYQTAYSNGMKNVWGKDIMWLQPESEHSSASASEGYAVAGGRVTNFTSGQGLVLMKEVLYTISGKRLGVVFNIGARALTSHSLNVHAGHDDVMSVTDVGWGMLFAQNAQEAGDLCLISRRVAEKTKTPFMNIQDGFLTTHTIENVLFPEDELVREYLGAPEEKLRKLFDPNFPLMSGVVQNQDSYMAGKIAQRIFYDQIPAALEEAMEEFYKLTGRRYSLTVPFQLEDAEYGIVAMGSTAETASVSLDHLRSLGHKTGSLTITSFRPFPGPQVVEALKHLKAFAVIERMDNPLGVSNPLTAEIEAAFAKAAMGTPGYPKIDRIPVIYSGVAGLGSRDVTPGQMVATVENMTEKGLNKRFFSLGIDHASALEVKDEPDVRPAGAFSIRGHSVGGYGSVTTNKIIATCLGDIFGFKVQASPKYGSEKKGLPTNTYLTTTKSGKIGTHSELIQVEFVPLMDPNTWNMGNPLVGLQPGCTLFQHTPTEDPQLLWNSVPDWAKYFIKENNIRFYGVDTIRIAQESCKSDDSLVQRFQGIVLLGVFLRLTPFQKDAGLSDDELFDRVRIPIEKYFGRKGADVVRDNLEAARKGFNQVFEVPRSVIENTSADVLEKGRQEWEAKGKDTNAFFI; encoded by the coding sequence ATGGCTCTTGCCCAACCGCCTAAAACACAGGAAGAATCTAACGTGTCAGCCCAGAAGTTCAAATATCCCGGTATCCCGGGCACCGCTGACGGTTCCGCGATGGTGGTACACGTGGAAACACGGGCCTGTGAGGCTGGTATTGCCTACCCCATCACCCCTTCCACCAGCATGGGGGTTGGCTACCAAACCGCTTATTCCAACGGGATGAAAAACGTTTGGGGCAAAGATATTATGTGGCTCCAGCCAGAGTCCGAGCATAGTTCGGCCTCTGCCTCCGAGGGGTATGCCGTGGCGGGTGGTCGGGTGACCAACTTCACCTCCGGCCAGGGTTTGGTGTTGATGAAGGAAGTCCTCTACACCATCTCCGGGAAGCGTTTGGGGGTTGTGTTTAACATTGGCGCTCGCGCCTTGACCTCCCACTCTCTAAACGTACACGCCGGGCACGATGACGTTATGTCTGTGACTGACGTGGGTTGGGGTATGTTGTTTGCCCAAAACGCTCAGGAGGCTGGCGATTTGTGCCTGATCTCCCGTCGGGTGGCTGAAAAAACCAAGACGCCGTTTATGAACATTCAGGACGGCTTTTTGACCACGCACACCATTGAGAACGTCTTGTTCCCGGAAGACGAACTGGTTCGGGAGTACCTGGGCGCCCCGGAAGAGAAACTTCGCAAGCTGTTTGATCCCAACTTCCCTCTGATGAGTGGTGTGGTCCAGAACCAGGACAGCTACATGGCGGGTAAAATCGCCCAGCGCATCTTCTACGATCAAATCCCTGCTGCTCTGGAAGAGGCTATGGAGGAATTCTACAAGCTGACGGGCCGTCGTTATTCCTTAACGGTGCCTTTCCAGCTGGAAGATGCCGAGTACGGGATTGTGGCGATGGGTTCCACCGCGGAAACCGCTTCCGTCTCCCTGGATCACCTGCGTAGTCTGGGCCACAAGACCGGCAGCCTGACCATCACCTCTTTCCGTCCTTTCCCCGGCCCGCAAGTGGTAGAGGCGCTGAAGCACCTGAAAGCCTTTGCGGTCATTGAGCGTATGGACAACCCCTTGGGTGTTTCCAACCCCTTAACCGCTGAAATTGAAGCGGCCTTCGCCAAAGCGGCCATGGGCACGCCCGGTTATCCAAAAATCGATCGTATTCCGGTGATCTACTCCGGCGTGGCCGGTCTGGGGAGCCGTGATGTAACCCCGGGGCAAATGGTGGCTACCGTTGAAAATATGACTGAAAAAGGTCTCAACAAGCGATTCTTCAGCTTGGGCATTGATCACGCCAGCGCGCTGGAAGTGAAAGACGAGCCGGATGTGCGTCCTGCCGGGGCCTTCTCTATTCGCGGCCACTCGGTGGGCGGTTACGGTTCGGTGACCACCAACAAAATTATCGCGACCTGCCTGGGCGACATCTTCGGATTCAAGGTGCAGGCTTCTCCCAAATATGGTTCCGAGAAAAAGGGTCTGCCCACCAACACGTACCTGACCACCACCAAGTCTGGAAAAATCGGCACTCACAGTGAGCTGATTCAGGTCGAGTTTGTGCCCTTGATGGACCCCAATACCTGGAATATGGGCAACCCCCTGGTTGGCTTACAGCCCGGTTGCACCCTGTTCCAGCACACCCCCACCGAAGATCCGCAGTTGCTGTGGAATTCCGTGCCGGATTGGGCCAAGTACTTTATTAAAGAAAATAACATTCGCTTCTACGGTGTTGATACCATCCGTATTGCTCAGGAGAGCTGCAAATCTGATGATTCGCTGGTGCAGCGCTTCCAGGGGATTGTGTTGCTGGGCGTATTCCTGCGCCTCACGCCGTTCCAGAAAGACGCTGGCCTGAGTGACGACGAATTGTTCGATCGGGTGCGCATTCCCATTGAGAAATACTTTGGCCGCAAAGGGGCTGACGTGGTAAGGGATAACCTGGAAGCGGCCCGCAAAGGCTTTAATCAGGTATTTGAGGTGCCCCGTTCCGTGATTGAAAACACTTCGGCTGATGTGCTGGAAAAAGGCCGTCAGGAGTGGGAAGCCAAAGGTAAAGACACCAACGCGTTCTTTATCTAG
- a CDS encoding thiolase family protein, protein MKQAVIVDYLRTPFAKAVEPTSGSPKQGKFASLLPDDMVAALIAESLKRTGINPNHVEALLLGCVHQEAEQGLNLARMIVLNPEAGLPHSVGGISVDRFCGSSMHIIADAKNAIGAGEAEVMLCAGVQSISRIPMAGWNPMLNPKVYGGNAKGFMNMGITAENLAAQFQIDRAAQEAFALQSHQKAAQAQQQGHFDDEIMPLAGLSLDDSVRPDSSLEQLQKLKPAFLQDGTVTAGTSSPHTDGASLVVLASQEYAQEHQLPILARIKAFAGSGCEPEIMGIGPVNAIQKALQRAGLSMQDIGVVELNEAFAVQTLAVLQELDRLGLAVDANKLNRDGGAIALGHPLGASGARITGKVARLLQRTGQRYGLAAMCIGGGQGVAIVLENPNIS, encoded by the coding sequence ATGAAGCAGGCCGTCATTGTCGATTATTTGCGCACCCCCTTTGCCAAGGCCGTGGAACCCACCTCCGGCAGCCCCAAACAGGGAAAGTTCGCCAGTTTATTACCGGATGACATGGTGGCCGCCCTCATTGCCGAAAGCCTCAAACGCACCGGTATCAATCCCAATCATGTGGAAGCCCTGCTGCTGGGCTGTGTGCATCAGGAGGCCGAGCAAGGGCTGAATCTGGCCCGCATGATTGTGCTGAACCCGGAGGCCGGGTTGCCGCACAGCGTAGGCGGGATCAGTGTGGATCGTTTTTGTGGATCGTCCATGCACATTATCGCCGATGCCAAAAACGCCATCGGGGCCGGAGAAGCAGAAGTCATGCTGTGCGCCGGGGTGCAGTCCATCAGCCGCATTCCCATGGCCGGGTGGAACCCCATGCTCAACCCCAAAGTCTATGGGGGCAACGCCAAAGGCTTTATGAACATGGGCATCACCGCCGAGAATCTGGCCGCCCAATTCCAGATTGACCGGGCCGCTCAGGAAGCCTTTGCCTTGCAGTCCCATCAAAAAGCGGCCCAAGCCCAACAGCAAGGGCATTTTGACGATGAAATCATGCCTCTGGCAGGGTTGTCCTTGGATGACAGCGTGCGCCCCGATAGCTCGCTGGAGCAGTTGCAAAAGCTGAAACCGGCCTTTTTGCAGGATGGCACAGTGACCGCCGGAACCTCCTCTCCGCATACTGATGGGGCCTCGCTGGTGGTGCTGGCCTCTCAGGAATACGCCCAAGAACATCAACTGCCAATTTTGGCCCGCATCAAGGCCTTTGCCGGGTCTGGCTGCGAACCGGAAATTATGGGCATTGGCCCGGTCAATGCCATCCAGAAAGCGCTACAACGCGCCGGATTAAGCATGCAAGACATCGGCGTGGTGGAGTTGAACGAGGCCTTCGCCGTACAGACTCTGGCCGTCTTGCAGGAACTGGATCGGCTGGGTTTAGCGGTGGATGCAAACAAACTCAATCGGGATGGCGGGGCCATTGCCTTGGGTCATCCACTGGGAGCCTCCGGGGCCCGCATTACCGGTAAGGTAGCCCGACTGCTGCAACGCACCGGCCAACGCTACGGCTTAGCCGCCATGTGTATCGGCGGCGGCCAGGGGGTGGCTATCGTGCTGGAAAACCCCAACATCAGCTAG
- a CDS encoding thiamine pyrophosphate-dependent enzyme: MSAQEKSKHWYDYQRAEEVVDAYNKGAGSSQPADEFVAQSVLPAGTGGARDFSYIAPELPEYLAENCVGCMDCVNNCPDTAILGKIVKPEDLEKELANVTDESHKEYLRKQFATTVKYHGQFEKKRAKDPSQPEGALFGIFIDPTKCKGCGECVEVCGNHDALKMIKKTPENLPTYLETYGFYKSLPESPFTHINKSDMRDLMLKLGNLNMYKGGAGSCMGCGEASVIRQMLAATHEKVGDRFGIVASTGCNTVYGSTYPYNPYTVPWTNSLFENGPTDAMGVRAYWDQNGHEDWVLWNMGGDGAMLDIGFQALSRMLMSGMNIKVLVLDTQVYSNTGGQQSTSSYTGQESKMGAYGKSHHGKIERRKELGQICVMHPNVFVAQTIGSNSTHFFKVINRALEFKGPAVINVYTTCQPEHGVADNMAAHQAKLAVQSRAFPLFIYDPEAGPTMKSRFNLTGNPNPDRDWAWVKGPNGEMQELTFIDWAKTEGRFKKHFDKDGNPTTQDIQNAKVDRQLNWRLLQELAGVENKDLLAEMEAKKAVTA, translated from the coding sequence ATGAGTGCACAAGAAAAGAGCAAACACTGGTACGACTACCAGCGCGCGGAAGAAGTGGTTGACGCCTATAACAAGGGTGCTGGCTCCAGTCAGCCCGCTGATGAATTCGTGGCCCAAAGCGTTTTACCTGCCGGTACCGGTGGTGCCCGCGATTTCAGCTACATCGCCCCGGAATTGCCGGAGTATTTGGCGGAAAATTGCGTCGGTTGCATGGATTGCGTCAATAACTGCCCGGATACCGCTATTCTGGGCAAAATCGTGAAGCCGGAAGATTTGGAAAAGGAACTGGCCAACGTCACGGATGAGTCTCACAAGGAGTACCTCCGCAAGCAGTTTGCCACCACCGTGAAATACCACGGGCAGTTTGAGAAAAAGCGGGCCAAGGACCCCTCCCAGCCGGAAGGCGCCCTGTTCGGGATTTTTATTGATCCCACCAAGTGCAAGGGCTGCGGCGAATGCGTGGAAGTCTGCGGCAACCACGACGCCTTGAAGATGATCAAGAAAACCCCGGAAAATCTACCCACCTATCTGGAAACCTACGGTTTCTATAAATCACTGCCAGAGTCCCCGTTTACCCACATCAACAAGTCCGATATGCGTGACTTGATGCTGAAACTGGGCAACCTGAACATGTACAAGGGCGGCGCTGGTTCTTGCATGGGTTGCGGTGAAGCCTCGGTTATCCGCCAAATGCTGGCCGCCACGCACGAAAAAGTGGGCGATCGCTTCGGTATCGTGGCCTCTACCGGTTGCAACACCGTGTACGGCTCCACCTACCCTTACAACCCCTACACGGTGCCGTGGACCAATTCCCTGTTTGAAAACGGCCCCACCGATGCCATGGGCGTTCGGGCCTACTGGGATCAAAATGGTCACGAGGACTGGGTACTTTGGAACATGGGCGGCGATGGCGCCATGTTGGACATCGGATTCCAGGCTCTCAGCCGGATGTTGATGTCTGGCATGAACATCAAGGTGCTGGTTCTGGATACCCAAGTGTATTCCAACACCGGCGGGCAGCAATCCACCTCTTCTTACACCGGTCAGGAATCCAAGATGGGGGCCTACGGGAAATCTCATCACGGTAAAATCGAGCGCCGTAAAGAGTTGGGCCAAATCTGCGTGATGCACCCCAACGTGTTCGTGGCCCAAACCATTGGCTCTAATTCCACTCACTTCTTCAAGGTCATTAACCGGGCTTTGGAGTTCAAGGGTCCCGCGGTGATTAACGTCTACACCACCTGCCAACCCGAGCATGGTGTGGCCGATAACATGGCCGCTCATCAGGCCAAGTTGGCTGTACAAAGTCGCGCCTTCCCCCTGTTCATCTACGATCCAGAGGCTGGCCCGACCATGAAAAGCCGCTTTAACCTGACTGGGAACCCCAACCCGGATCGGGACTGGGCCTGGGTCAAAGGGCCAAACGGCGAAATGCAGGAACTGACCTTTATCGACTGGGCCAAAACCGAAGGCCGCTTCAAAAAGCACTTTGATAAAGACGGGAATCCAACCACTCAGGATATCCAGAACGCCAAGGTCGATCGTCAGTTAAACTGGCGCTTGCTGCAGGAACTGGCTGGCGTGGAAAACAAGGATCTTCTGGCCGAAATGGAAGCCAAAAAGGCTGTGACCGCCTAG
- a CDS encoding universal stress protein translates to MRILLPIDGSACSNHTLEWVVQTFNPQSTEYHLLFVIPVLPDLNTVEFDIVEATALLRKARNYLERQHCTVASSDYALGDTVDQICRYADDINADQIVLGSHGRTGLTKLFMGSTSTQVLERSRKPVTIHHPVSASDKTREASHTQEEPLRT, encoded by the coding sequence ATGAGGATTCTGCTGCCCATTGATGGTTCTGCCTGTTCCAATCATACGCTGGAGTGGGTGGTGCAAACCTTTAACCCGCAAAGCACCGAATACCATTTGCTGTTTGTCATACCTGTCCTGCCAGACCTGAATACGGTGGAATTTGACATCGTGGAAGCCACCGCCCTGCTGCGCAAAGCCAGAAACTACCTGGAGCGGCAGCACTGCACGGTGGCCAGTTCGGATTACGCGCTGGGTGACACCGTGGATCAGATTTGCCGATACGCGGATGACATCAACGCCGATCAAATCGTGCTGGGCTCACACGGGCGCACCGGTTTGACCAAACTGTTCATGGGCAGCACCAGCACTCAGGTGTTGGAACGCAGTCGTAAACCGGTGACCATTCACCATCCCGTCTCCGCCAGTGACAAAACCCGGGAGGCCAGCCACACGCAAGAGGAGCCCCTGAGAACCTGA